In Chiloscyllium plagiosum isolate BGI_BamShark_2017 unplaced genomic scaffold, ASM401019v2 scaf_9471, whole genome shotgun sequence, the genomic window CCcagccttccttctgctctccatctctgggtctctgggATTGTCTCCTTTGctctcacccttcagcctcttccAGACTCGACTGCTCTcgaaaatgtgtctgactgtcagagcattgagtaacaGGATGAAAGTGAATGGCAAAAACGGAGTTAAAACTGTATCAAGCCAATCTAATGccacccaccaagtctcagtatAGTAGCTTGTCTTTGTTATACAGTCGAATGGCACATTGTTGATTATCCTCAGCAACTCAATCGAAAAATAGAAGGGGATATTTTTGAAACAGAACAGGTTGCAGGTTGTTGCTAGAACCACAGTCGCAGTTTTTGCAGTACAATATTTTGttctcagcttctgacaacaaacAGTTATATATCGGTCAAAGGTGAACATgactgtgaaccagacagagcagtctcTAGTTGTGCGTAGCAGGACCTCAATGACACTACACACAGGAGTAATGTTCAGGAAAGACAGCCCATAATAATAATAGCGAAATCTTG contains:
- the LOC122546137 gene encoding probable G-protein coupled receptor 139, with product MAAADLMVIISYVILTRFRYYYYGLSFLNITPVCSVIEVLLRTTRDCSVWFTVMFTFDRYITVCCQKLRTKYCTAKTATVVLATTCNLFCFKNIPFYFSIELLRIINNVPFDCITKTSYYTETWWVALDWLDTVLTPFLPFTFILLLNALTVRHIFESSRVWKRLKGESKGDNPRDPEMESRRKAGILLFTISGSFILLWLIAVVAFLYYAIRGISTADYPPFLYDFSTVGYMLQNLSCCTNTFIYAVTLSRFRAKIRHAVKYLVTHIPRIMNK